In Halobaculum magnesiiphilum, the following proteins share a genomic window:
- a CDS encoding NADP-dependent malic enzyme, whose product MGLDDDAREYHRRDPPGKLEVSTTKPTNTQRDLSLAYSPGVAAPCLDIADETDRGYEYTAKGNLVGVVSDGSAVLGLGDIGPLASKPVMEGKGVLFKRFADIDVFDLELDTDSLDSFVDRVAAMEPTFGGVNLEDIAAPACFEAESRLRDRMDVPVFHDDQHGTAIITGAALLNAADIVEKDLADLEVVFSGAGAAATATAKFYTSLGVPAEQITMCDIDGVITPERAAEGDPHDHVTQFATDADAVGGTDLADAIDGADVFVGLSVGGIVSPEMVRSMADDPAIFAMANPDPEIAYDDAKAARDDTVIVATGRSDYPNQVNNVLCFPFVFRGALDARARNITEGMKVAAAEALAELAREDVPDGVRRAYGDQPLEFGPEYVIPKPLDERVLFEVAPAVAEAAVDEGVARRDLDREAYVRELEDRLGGSREAMRAVLTEAKRDPKRLVLAEGSDQTVVRAAYQLVDRGIAEPLLVGDRNTVEGTLDELGFDFSPEIVDPAEVDLDPYAELVYERRKRKGLTRSEARDLLYENDALASVLVAAGDADAMLTGRTHHYPSALRRPLQIVGTADDADYAAGVYMLAFDDRVVFCADATVNQDPDADVLAEVTRHTAELARRFNVDPRAALLSYSDFGSVDNEGTRKPRAAARRLREDPAVDFPVDGEMQADTAVVDDLLSEDYEFAELDAPANVLVFPNLEAGNVAYKLLHRLGGAAVVGPMLVGMAEPVHVLQRGDDVADIVNLAGLAVATAGDD is encoded by the coding sequence ATGGGACTGGACGACGACGCGCGCGAGTACCACCGTCGCGATCCCCCGGGGAAACTCGAGGTGTCGACGACGAAGCCGACGAACACGCAACGCGACCTCTCGCTGGCGTACTCTCCCGGCGTGGCGGCGCCGTGTCTCGACATCGCCGACGAGACTGACCGGGGATACGAGTACACCGCGAAGGGGAACCTGGTCGGCGTCGTCTCCGACGGCTCGGCCGTGCTCGGCCTCGGCGACATCGGCCCGCTCGCCTCCAAGCCCGTGATGGAGGGAAAGGGCGTCCTGTTCAAGCGCTTCGCCGACATCGACGTGTTCGACTTAGAACTCGACACCGACTCGCTCGACTCGTTCGTCGACCGCGTCGCCGCGATGGAGCCGACCTTCGGCGGCGTCAACCTCGAGGACATCGCCGCGCCGGCGTGCTTCGAGGCCGAATCGCGCCTGCGCGATCGGATGGACGTCCCGGTGTTTCACGACGACCAGCACGGCACCGCGATCATCACCGGCGCGGCGCTGCTCAACGCTGCTGACATCGTCGAGAAGGACCTCGCCGATCTGGAGGTCGTCTTCTCCGGCGCGGGGGCGGCCGCCACCGCGACCGCGAAGTTCTACACGTCGCTGGGGGTTCCGGCCGAACAGATCACGATGTGCGACATCGACGGCGTGATCACCCCCGAACGCGCCGCCGAGGGCGACCCACACGACCACGTCACACAGTTCGCGACCGACGCCGACGCGGTCGGCGGCACCGACCTCGCGGACGCGATCGACGGCGCCGACGTGTTCGTCGGGCTGTCGGTCGGCGGGATCGTCAGTCCGGAGATGGTCCGCTCGATGGCCGACGACCCGGCCATCTTCGCGATGGCGAACCCCGACCCCGAGATCGCCTACGACGACGCGAAGGCGGCTCGCGACGACACCGTCATCGTCGCGACCGGCCGGTCGGACTATCCGAACCAGGTGAACAACGTGCTGTGTTTCCCGTTCGTGTTCCGCGGGGCACTCGACGCTCGCGCGCGCAACATCACCGAGGGGATGAAGGTCGCCGCCGCGGAGGCGCTCGCGGAGCTGGCTCGCGAGGACGTTCCAGACGGCGTCAGGCGGGCCTACGGCGACCAGCCGCTGGAGTTCGGCCCCGAGTACGTTATCCCGAAGCCGCTCGACGAGCGCGTGCTGTTCGAGGTCGCCCCCGCGGTCGCGGAGGCCGCCGTCGACGAGGGCGTCGCCCGACGCGACCTCGACCGCGAGGCGTATGTCCGCGAGCTTGAGGACCGCCTCGGCGGCAGCCGGGAGGCGATGCGCGCCGTGTTGACGGAGGCGAAGCGCGACCCCAAACGGTTGGTGCTGGCGGAGGGAAGCGACCAGACGGTCGTCCGCGCCGCCTACCAGCTCGTCGACCGCGGCATCGCCGAACCGCTGCTTGTCGGCGATCGCAACACTGTCGAGGGGACGCTCGACGAACTCGGATTCGACTTCAGCCCGGAGATCGTCGACCCGGCGGAAGTCGATCTCGACCCATATGCGGAGTTGGTGTACGAGCGCCGCAAGCGCAAGGGCCTCACCCGCAGCGAGGCGCGGGACCTGCTGTACGAGAACGACGCGCTCGCGAGCGTGCTCGTCGCCGCCGGCGACGCCGACGCGATGCTTACCGGCCGTACCCACCACTACCCGAGCGCGCTGCGGCGGCCGCTACAGATCGTCGGCACCGCTGACGACGCCGACTACGCCGCCGGCGTCTACATGCTCGCGTTCGACGACCGCGTCGTCTTCTGTGCGGACGCGACGGTGAACCAGGACCCGGACGCCGACGTGCTCGCGGAGGTGACGAGACACACCGCCGAGCTGGCTCGCAGGTTCAACGTCGACCCCCGCGCGGCGCTGCTGTCGTACTCGGACTTCGGCTCCGTCGACAACGAGGGGACCCGAAAGCCACGTGCGGCCGCCCGACGCCTACGCGAGGACCCCGCGGTCGACTTTCCCGTCGACGGCGAGATGCAGGCCGACACCGCCGTCGTCGACGACCTGCTCTCGGAGGACTACGAGTTCGCCGAGCTCGACGCGCCCGCGAACGTGCTCGTGTTCCCGAACCTGGAGGCGGGCAACGTCGCCTACAAACTGCTCCACCGCCTCGGCGGCGCCGCCGTCGTCGGCCCGATGCTCGTCGGGATGGCCGAGCCCGTGCACGTCCTCCAACGGGGCGACGATGTCGCAGATATCGTCAACCTCGCCGGCCTCGCGGTCGCGACCGCCGGCGACGACTGA
- a CDS encoding TrmB family transcriptional regulator: MDLTSSQREILNTLVNGYEETESPMPATEIAEVCDRHVGTIRNLMQMMKSLGLVEGVPGSEGGYVPTDAAFEALDRDPVDGGEGETLGLAHDYDRVDVAVESIDFTNVHHPEKCRATVTFRESVTRFSVGDPVIVGPTPNSGLVITGQVEATDEGRNVLHLDVKRMEAPLEP, translated from the coding sequence ATGGACCTGACCAGCAGCCAGCGGGAGATCCTGAACACCCTCGTCAACGGGTACGAGGAGACGGAGTCCCCGATGCCGGCCACCGAGATCGCCGAGGTGTGCGACCGGCACGTGGGGACGATCCGGAACCTGATGCAGATGATGAAGTCGCTCGGGTTGGTCGAGGGCGTCCCGGGATCGGAGGGCGGGTACGTGCCGACCGACGCCGCCTTCGAGGCGCTGGACCGCGATCCGGTCGACGGCGGCGAGGGCGAGACCCTGGGCCTTGCCCACGACTACGACCGGGTCGACGTGGCCGTCGAGTCGATCGACTTCACCAACGTCCACCACCCGGAGAAGTGCCGCGCGACCGTGACGTTCCGGGAGTCCGTCACGCGGTTCAGCGTCGGCGACCCGGTGATCGTCGGGCCGACGCCGAACTCGGGGCTCGTGATCACGGGACAGGTCGAGGCGACCGACGAGGGACGCAACGTTCTCCATCTGGACGTGAAGCGGATGGAAGCGCCGCTGGAGCCATAA
- a CDS encoding NAD+ synthase, producing MAAGCSETAGPTDGSPRTGDPALLRSRSTKLIRETAEAVDASHGVVCLSGGVDSATTAALAVDALGADAVTALIMPTDTTDERHVRDARSYADSLGVDHATVPLEPALDVFKRYVAPRIAADGDAVAAGNLSARLRMACAHLVADASDGVVVGTSNRTERLLGYFTKYGDGAADLHPLGEYDKTAVRALATHLDVPPEIVSRPPTAGFWRGQTDESELGASYATLDTVLGALVDTSPHDPATAIDESTGVDGDTVNRIVDRVERNAHKRSRPPAPSRTVPDAATEPDADSDADRAVHGGSRLAASIVERASELVRSRVEAADAEGVVVDLGTGRESSVAAAIAVEALGADRVRGLHLPCHKAAGRDAPSPESIADDLGISDDRVTIRPLVTELESALPSRVTEHAGATDLGEFVSRVRTACRYYVANVDDRLVVGTTNRTDTLLGRTTRYGDAAADLRPVGATYASELDAVGRQLGCSFAYADRRDRCRSDAVRPDDTRETIGGASPELVDAILVRLVDRDLGIERTADAVDADRELVRRCAATHVASERTRSRPPTTGGRTDPRDVRCYFHELELAFDSSTADP from the coding sequence GTGGCGGCCGGATGCTCCGAGACGGCCGGACCGACCGACGGAAGCCCAAGGACCGGCGACCCCGCGCTGCTTCGCTCCCGGTCGACGAAGCTGATCCGGGAGACGGCCGAAGCGGTCGACGCGTCGCACGGCGTCGTCTGTCTCTCCGGCGGCGTCGACTCGGCCACCACGGCCGCGCTCGCGGTCGATGCGCTCGGCGCCGACGCGGTGACGGCGCTGATCATGCCGACGGACACAACGGACGAGCGACACGTTCGCGACGCCAGGTCGTACGCCGACTCGCTCGGCGTGGATCACGCGACCGTGCCGCTCGAGCCCGCCCTCGACGTGTTCAAGCGATACGTCGCCCCCCGGATCGCGGCTGATGGCGACGCCGTCGCCGCCGGGAACCTCTCGGCACGCCTCCGGATGGCGTGTGCCCACCTCGTCGCCGACGCGTCCGACGGCGTCGTCGTCGGGACGAGCAACCGGACCGAGCGGCTGCTCGGCTATTTCACCAAGTACGGAGACGGCGCCGCAGACCTGCACCCCCTCGGCGAGTACGACAAGACGGCGGTGCGGGCGCTCGCGACACACCTCGACGTGCCGCCGGAGATCGTCTCCCGGCCGCCGACGGCAGGCTTCTGGCGAGGACAGACCGACGAGTCAGAGCTCGGCGCCTCCTATGCGACGCTCGATACCGTCCTGGGAGCGCTCGTCGACACGTCGCCGCACGACCCCGCGACGGCGATCGACGAGTCGACGGGCGTCGACGGCGATACCGTCAACCGGATCGTCGACCGGGTCGAACGAAACGCCCACAAGCGGTCGCGGCCGCCGGCGCCGTCCCGGACCGTCCCGGACGCGGCGACCGAACCGGACGCCGACTCGGACGCGGATCGCGCGGTCCACGGCGGCTCCCGTCTGGCGGCCTCGATCGTCGAGCGTGCCAGCGAACTCGTTCGGTCCCGCGTCGAGGCCGCCGACGCCGAGGGCGTCGTCGTCGATCTGGGGACAGGCCGGGAATCGAGCGTCGCCGCCGCGATCGCCGTCGAGGCGCTCGGGGCCGACCGGGTCCGCGGGCTCCACCTCCCGTGTCACAAGGCGGCCGGACGCGATGCCCCGTCCCCCGAGTCGATCGCCGACGACCTCGGGATCTCCGACGACCGGGTGACGATCAGGCCGCTCGTCACGGAACTCGAGTCGGCGCTTCCGTCGCGAGTCACCGAGCACGCGGGTGCGACCGACCTCGGCGAGTTCGTCTCACGGGTCCGGACGGCCTGCCGGTACTACGTCGCCAACGTGGACGACCGGCTCGTCGTGGGTACGACCAACCGGACCGACACCCTCCTCGGGCGGACGACGCGGTACGGCGACGCGGCCGCGGACCTCCGGCCGGTGGGCGCCACGTACGCGAGCGAGCTGGACGCGGTCGGGCGCCAGCTCGGGTGCTCGTTCGCGTACGCGGACCGGCGTGACCGCTGTCGGTCGGACGCGGTCCGTCCGGACGACACTCGAGAGACTATCGGCGGTGCGTCCCCCGAACTGGTCGATGCGATCCTCGTCCGCCTCGTCGACCGCGACCTCGGGATCGAGCGGACCGCCGACGCGGTCGACGCTGACCGGGAACTCGTCCGGCGGTGTGCCGCCACGCACGTCGCGTCCGAGCGGACGCGGTCGCGACCGCCGACGACGGGCGGTCGAACTGACCCCCGCGACGTTCGATGCTACTTTCACGAACTCGAGTTGGCGTTCGACTCGTCGACTGCGGACCCGTGA
- a CDS encoding DUF7331 family protein, which yields MTTDPRAEGDAPTDPSVTHRYGRLSLGDGGVIVYDRDRVNAWIQSSVAYDLPAPAPATDATALDLGGEDGPGGD from the coding sequence ATGACCACGGACCCGCGCGCCGAGGGCGACGCGCCGACGGATCCGTCCGTGACACACAGATACGGACGCCTCTCGCTCGGCGACGGCGGCGTGATCGTGTACGATCGCGACCGGGTGAACGCGTGGATCCAGTCGAGCGTCGCGTACGACCTCCCAGCGCCAGCGCCGGCGACGGACGCGACAGCCCTCGACCTCGGGGGCGAAGACGGGCCGGGAGGTGACTGA
- a CDS encoding ATP-binding protein, whose amino-acid sequence MTSVNLTPITKEEQPTSHVTVGESKVGPSAEIARVRHAGREAFFRVDTEDDGFASTIKNKVYLNSNVATLFGGINRTNDFYVDTDVSLGSVRTCKRASIYAEGVNEEALASALAERQFLLHPIHEVADIGGERVEFVVDELEPRGTTLRVDDDTEFEFLDEPPASTGPPAGADVGASGGGDGSAGGGRGGAGGQADEEEANIDITPKNPTTSFEEDVAGLEEVKQTAEMMLSLFEPDVRDEVVERYGEEFADRGGGMMLYGPPGCGKTLVSEAIAYEAKHNTDIEDSYGEVVFLEVRGSDVVSKYSGESEKNVRAAFEQAHEAAGDGFAVLFFDEVETLIPDRSDDNLQRHERALTNAFLQEMNDVEDNLLVIGATNMPFSIDPAATRRFPIQQFIPQPDADVMSEVWRTSLGRIGEDLDEEALEELGEASVGYTPAEIADRVLGSELQRELIESVIDGDAITPDKQYLLEKLEESEPKTVRQYVSSTMKQASELEGYPEMKRYLEEQAKQIREENAASADANAAATPDGGAPADDGPDEPGEDTGAE is encoded by the coding sequence ATGACGAGTGTCAATCTCACGCCGATCACGAAGGAGGAGCAGCCGACGTCCCACGTCACCGTGGGAGAGAGCAAAGTGGGGCCGAGCGCCGAGATCGCCCGCGTCCGGCACGCGGGCCGGGAGGCGTTCTTTCGCGTCGACACCGAGGACGACGGCTTCGCGAGCACGATCAAGAACAAGGTCTACCTGAACAGCAACGTCGCGACGCTGTTCGGCGGCATCAACCGAACGAACGACTTCTACGTCGACACCGACGTGTCGCTCGGGTCGGTCCGGACCTGCAAGCGCGCGAGCATCTACGCCGAAGGGGTCAACGAGGAGGCGCTGGCCTCGGCGCTCGCCGAGCGTCAGTTCCTATTGCATCCCATCCACGAGGTGGCCGACATCGGCGGCGAGCGTGTCGAGTTCGTCGTCGACGAACTGGAGCCGCGGGGGACGACCCTCCGGGTCGACGACGACACCGAATTCGAGTTCCTCGACGAACCGCCCGCGAGCACGGGCCCGCCGGCCGGAGCAGACGTCGGCGCGAGCGGAGGGGGCGACGGGTCGGCCGGCGGCGGTAGAGGCGGTGCCGGCGGGCAGGCCGACGAGGAGGAGGCCAACATCGACATCACCCCGAAGAACCCGACGACGAGCTTCGAGGAGGACGTCGCGGGACTGGAGGAGGTGAAGCAGACGGCGGAGATGATGCTGTCGCTGTTCGAGCCGGACGTGCGCGACGAGGTCGTCGAGCGTTACGGCGAGGAGTTCGCCGACCGCGGCGGCGGCATGATGCTGTACGGGCCGCCCGGCTGCGGGAAGACGCTCGTCTCGGAGGCGATCGCCTACGAGGCGAAGCACAACACCGACATCGAGGACAGCTACGGCGAGGTCGTCTTCCTCGAGGTTCGCGGCAGCGACGTGGTCTCGAAGTACTCCGGCGAGTCCGAGAAGAACGTCCGCGCGGCCTTCGAGCAGGCCCACGAAGCCGCCGGCGACGGGTTCGCCGTCCTCTTCTTCGACGAGGTGGAGACGCTCATCCCCGACCGGTCGGACGACAACCTCCAGCGCCACGAGCGCGCGCTGACGAACGCGTTCCTCCAGGAGATGAACGACGTGGAGGACAACCTGCTGGTGATCGGCGCGACGAACATGCCCTTCAGCATCGACCCGGCGGCGACCCGACGGTTCCCGATCCAGCAGTTCATCCCGCAACCCGACGCCGACGTGATGTCGGAGGTGTGGCGCACGTCGCTGGGACGCATCGGCGAGGACCTCGACGAGGAGGCGCTCGAGGAGCTGGGGGAGGCGTCGGTCGGGTACACTCCCGCCGAAATCGCCGACCGCGTGCTCGGCTCGGAGCTGCAGCGCGAACTCATCGAGAGCGTCATCGACGGCGACGCGATCACACCCGACAAGCAGTACCTCCTGGAGAAGCTGGAGGAGTCGGAGCCCAAGACGGTTCGCCAGTACGTCTCATCGACGATGAAGCAGGCCTCGGAACTTGAGGGGTACCCGGAAATGAAGCGCTACCTCGAGGAGCAGGCCAAGCAAATCCGTGAGGAGAACGCCGCGAGCGCGGACGCGAACGCGGCCGCGACGCCCGACGGCGGAGCCCCCGCGGACGACGGCCCGGACGAGCCGGGTGAGGACACGGGGGCCGAGTAG
- a CDS encoding carboxypeptidase regulatory-like domain-containing protein, with protein sequence MGTSTLQSVLVALLALALVAGPATAAVTAVAPASDTADELTTSGTVMAPGDLNRTDSGTLEFELDAERVGDESEVNVLIESAGEEDTVTTTAQNPNESEVYRYRVASSDLPDFSLANATVQVYQESDGNRTDYLTEQGVDLRHLDIADGSASFDDSGRLTLDATDATAGLNGSSFDLAATADGDDRSATLSATLENGTVTIDRNGAFTGLLAPPATLTLAAIDGGPSVTGDTGVTLADVAPDATVLVSPGRVTVQSPLLVADTEYGVYLNTTDPDGEYAETTTAEGTDGVTSVTVENEYVAGTDSIAVDVSTDGSSVLSQTHEPTGAVSAAVDDGQRSVTLAETSFTGQDVSFVLLSTERDIEVVSDAATDGSTLALSGLPDGQGLDRNGTYRMVVAFANAPSQTVAVGDGEGSSSLVPVTNGTQATGTNGTAAPNGSTGNESSLLPFGSGGVPGGQFTLGLGAGLAVLIVLGVGYVVGQSIGGGSGSGASAATQRTRDVRVRITDGFANERLSDEVYLTARPTGQSSASTSGVNHESGGREEAVDGGVVTWTLNAEPYEFTASYNGTTVTETAELLDEKLTLSFQPVSKHVSVIDETGEPVEGATVTAEFDGERISEPTDANGRASLTLPVTASSVEVTATHDRYEPDSRRVNDPNDLPSELRVVGKTGTLRLETAIGGEPTDAVDVSLDTDDEWLRERLQESSPTDEGDDAVGLPAGEYTLVGSVDGAPFEDVRSRVTVPEDDTTSVTLDVPFEYELSATQRESLEALRREADDLLPGGRLDSAIHGYYASVAQSLADAVERVPESGTRFAETGVEPDPVVDATLSAGRGCVEGVDNAMNTKHNVDLFSACADMREASEEWRADYDLDDLFELAAADRVSQRAELKSKLSEAESTVEDNRGEVNVISPAGDVLEELQAYESETRESDEVRNAAFVFAVAGFAEAVAELFEHPRLLDRLNRTMY encoded by the coding sequence ATGGGAACCAGCACACTCCAGTCGGTGCTCGTTGCGCTCCTCGCGCTCGCGCTCGTCGCCGGACCGGCGACGGCGGCCGTGACTGCCGTCGCTCCCGCCTCCGACACGGCGGACGAACTGACGACCTCGGGGACGGTGATGGCGCCCGGTGACCTGAACCGGACGGACTCGGGAACGCTCGAGTTCGAACTCGACGCCGAGCGTGTCGGCGACGAGTCGGAGGTGAACGTCCTGATTGAATCGGCCGGCGAGGAAGACACCGTCACCACAACGGCTCAGAACCCGAACGAGAGCGAAGTGTACCGCTACCGAGTCGCCTCGAGTGACCTCCCCGACTTCTCCCTGGCGAACGCGACCGTCCAGGTGTATCAGGAGTCCGATGGGAACCGGACCGACTACCTCACCGAACAGGGTGTCGACCTCCGGCACCTCGACATCGCCGACGGGAGCGCGTCCTTCGACGACAGCGGACGGCTTACCCTGGATGCGACGGACGCAACCGCAGGCCTCAATGGGTCGTCGTTCGATCTTGCGGCGACCGCCGACGGCGACGACCGGTCCGCGACGCTCTCGGCGACGCTCGAGAACGGGACGGTCACGATCGACCGAAACGGCGCGTTCACCGGGCTGCTGGCGCCCCCGGCGACCCTGACGCTCGCGGCGATCGACGGCGGACCGTCGGTCACGGGCGATACCGGCGTGACGCTCGCTGACGTCGCCCCCGACGCGACCGTCCTCGTGTCGCCGGGACGCGTGACGGTACAGTCGCCGCTGTTGGTCGCCGACACTGAATACGGTGTGTACCTCAACACGACCGACCCGGACGGCGAGTACGCGGAGACGACGACCGCGGAGGGGACTGACGGCGTTACGTCGGTGACCGTCGAGAACGAGTACGTCGCCGGCACCGACAGCATCGCCGTCGATGTCTCGACGGACGGCTCGTCGGTTCTGTCGCAAACCCACGAGCCTACCGGCGCCGTTTCCGCGGCCGTCGACGACGGCCAACGGAGCGTGACTCTCGCGGAGACGAGCTTCACTGGACAGGACGTCTCGTTCGTCCTGTTGTCGACCGAACGCGATATCGAAGTGGTGAGCGATGCGGCCACGGACGGCTCGACGCTCGCGTTGTCCGGGCTCCCGGACGGACAAGGCCTCGATAGGAACGGCACCTACCGAATGGTCGTCGCCTTCGCCAACGCGCCGTCACAAACCGTTGCCGTCGGCGACGGGGAGGGGAGCTCGTCGCTCGTTCCGGTGACGAACGGTACGCAGGCGACCGGGACGAACGGAACGGCCGCGCCGAACGGGTCGACCGGGAACGAGTCGTCCCTGCTCCCGTTCGGCTCCGGGGGCGTCCCCGGCGGTCAGTTCACGCTCGGCTTGGGCGCCGGACTGGCCGTGCTGATCGTGTTGGGGGTCGGCTACGTCGTCGGCCAGTCGATAGGCGGCGGCTCTGGCTCCGGCGCGTCGGCAGCAACACAGCGGACGCGGGACGTCCGCGTTCGGATCACCGACGGGTTCGCGAACGAGCGGCTCTCGGATGAGGTGTACCTGACGGCACGCCCGACCGGGCAGTCATCGGCGTCGACGAGCGGCGTCAACCACGAAAGCGGCGGTCGAGAAGAGGCCGTCGACGGCGGGGTCGTTACGTGGACGCTCAACGCCGAGCCGTACGAGTTCACCGCCTCCTACAACGGCACCACCGTCACCGAGACGGCGGAGTTGCTCGACGAGAAACTGACTCTCAGCTTCCAACCCGTGAGCAAACACGTCAGCGTCATCGACGAGACCGGGGAGCCGGTGGAGGGTGCGACCGTGACCGCCGAGTTCGACGGCGAGCGGATCTCCGAGCCGACCGACGCCAACGGGCGGGCGTCGCTGACGCTCCCGGTGACCGCCTCCTCCGTGGAGGTGACCGCGACACACGATCGATACGAGCCCGACTCCCGCAGGGTGAACGACCCGAACGACCTCCCGTCGGAGCTGCGGGTCGTCGGTAAGACCGGCACACTCAGGCTCGAAACCGCGATCGGCGGGGAGCCGACGGACGCGGTAGATGTTAGCCTCGATACCGACGACGAGTGGCTTCGCGAGCGGCTCCAGGAGTCGAGCCCGACCGACGAGGGCGACGACGCGGTCGGCCTTCCGGCGGGCGAGTATACCCTGGTCGGCTCGGTCGACGGCGCCCCGTTCGAGGACGTTCGATCGCGGGTCACCGTCCCCGAGGACGACACCACGTCCGTCACACTGGACGTGCCCTTCGAATACGAGTTGTCGGCGACACAGCGGGAATCGCTGGAGGCGTTGCGCCGCGAGGCGGACGACCTCCTGCCGGGTGGGCGTCTCGACTCGGCCATCCACGGCTACTACGCCAGCGTCGCGCAGTCGTTGGCCGACGCCGTCGAACGGGTCCCCGAGTCGGGAACCCGCTTCGCGGAGACCGGCGTCGAACCCGATCCGGTCGTCGACGCGACGTTGTCCGCGGGTCGCGGCTGCGTCGAGGGCGTCGACAACGCGATGAACACGAAACACAACGTCGACCTCTTCAGCGCGTGCGCCGACATGCGCGAGGCCTCCGAGGAGTGGCGGGCCGACTACGACCTCGACGACCTCTTCGAGCTGGCAGCGGCCGACCGTGTGAGCCAGCGAGCCGAACTGAAATCGAAGCTCTCGGAGGCCGAATCGACCGTCGAGGACAACCGTGGCGAGGTGAACGTCATCTCCCCCGCGGGCGACGTACTCGAGGAACTCCAGGCGTACGAAAGCGAGACGAGGGAGTCGGACGAGGTGCGCAACGCGGCGTTCGTCTTCGCTGTCGCCGGGTTCGCCGAGGCGGTCGCGGAACTGTTCGAACACCCGCGGCTGCTCGACCGACTCAACAGGACGATGTACTGA
- a CDS encoding cell division protein FtsZ — translation MPYLFVGAGQAGCSLVDAVFDHQRVAQLATPVAFNSTIRDLQNLSNIEREAWYGVSEGSGLVPGTTAGFEEEVTGGFGRDPEKADAALSGQQPQLVDAYEERFGDGTPPFAFLFLGLGGGTGCGIAPHLAEAIREYGGSSTDIIAVAVLPNTAGTVTGDDGPSATRQATNAMYGLDRLEEHVDGVILIDNQRLAYEDAAEGRFNEYNDYAASAIVDLISGPILERINPGEYDDLDAPVIDLQDVVTSLTLDDGGVGYATLGRSVTMTRSLPGYLLPFVGRKSVDGATLSRLAVSKRSVEDVNPTDAVKAIGQVRAPAPYLVDDDYRIQVSVIRGLLDSYCPEVNIGMTLTKRNLASFTTLLTFAREDISRLAEIEDLAAEHAAGVTP, via the coding sequence ATGCCATATCTCTTTGTCGGCGCCGGTCAGGCCGGGTGTTCGCTGGTGGATGCGGTGTTCGACCACCAGCGTGTCGCCCAACTGGCTACGCCAGTCGCGTTCAACTCGACGATACGGGACCTCCAGAACCTCTCGAACATCGAACGGGAGGCGTGGTACGGGGTCTCCGAGGGGAGTGGGCTCGTACCCGGCACTACGGCGGGGTTCGAGGAGGAGGTAACAGGCGGGTTCGGCAGGGACCCGGAGAAGGCCGATGCCGCGCTCTCGGGACAGCAGCCCCAGTTAGTAGACGCCTACGAGGAGCGATTCGGCGACGGCACGCCGCCCTTCGCGTTCCTGTTCCTCGGGCTGGGCGGGGGCACCGGGTGCGGGATCGCGCCACACCTCGCGGAGGCGATCCGCGAGTACGGCGGCTCGTCGACGGACATCATCGCCGTCGCGGTCCTCCCCAACACCGCGGGAACGGTGACCGGCGACGACGGCCCGAGCGCCACCCGCCAGGCGACGAACGCGATGTACGGGCTCGACAGACTGGAGGAACACGTCGACGGGGTGATCCTCATCGACAACCAGCGGCTCGCGTACGAGGACGCCGCGGAGGGCCGGTTCAACGAGTACAACGACTACGCCGCTTCGGCGATCGTCGACCTCATTTCCGGCCCGATCCTCGAACGGATCAACCCCGGTGAGTACGACGACCTCGACGCGCCCGTGATCGACCTGCAGGACGTTGTCACGTCGCTCACGCTCGACGACGGCGGCGTCGGCTACGCGACGCTCGGGCGGTCGGTCACGATGACGCGTTCGCTTCCCGGCTATCTGCTTCCGTTCGTCGGGCGCAAGTCGGTCGACGGGGCGACGCTCTCGCGACTGGCCGTCTCGAAACGCAGCGTCGAGGACGTGAACCCGACGGACGCGGTCAAGGCGATCGGACAAGTTCGCGCGCCCGCGCCGTACCTCGTTGACGACGACTACCGGATCCAGGTGTCGGTGATCCGCGGGCTGCTCGACTCCTACTGCCCGGAGGTCAACATCGGGATGACGCTGACGAAGCGGAACCTCGCGTCGTTCACGACGCTGTTGACGTTCGCGCGCGAGGACATCTCCCGGCTGGCAGAGATCGAGGACCTCGCGGCCGAGCACGCGGCGGGGGTGACGCCGTGA